The genomic segment AAGGTGTTCAGGGCCGAAAGGTCAGAGTGTTTGGAGGACAGATACGGAGTAGAGAAAGTAATGTAAAACTTTAACTCTAAAATACCATCTTCACATTAAACATGGCATATGAGGCTGAATGCCAACCAGTAGCATTTTATCCACAAGGAGCTCTGACAATTACAATCATTCACATGAGAGTATTCAAAACCACATGAGACAACTGACCAAAATCTAAAGAAACCAAATCATCTGCATCTGAACAAACTGCAACATGCTAAAAAGCAAAATGATTTCATATGTCGAGGGATTTGGTCAAATCTCGACAACATGTGCCAAAACACAGACAACCAGTACtgacaaatattaaaaatatataattttcctttttattctttCCTTTAATAAGTAAAGCtgcattattgttattactgttGCCATTTGGGTGCAGAACTCAATGCAAACAAGCTACAAATCACCCACGTTTGACATATTATGGCCTTGTAAATTTGACATGGCTAACATGTTAGCTATTGCATACAACTATTGCATATAATACAAAGTGTCCAGCAGGCACtaagcaacattatcattcatttggagtcatatTTCTGGCCACCTGGCAAATACAAGtataatattcactctcttttagctctgtttttgttctCCAACAACTCCTGAGGGCattatctggctctttagctgctaagtgttccactatgttcacctgCTAGTGTCTAACTGTGCTTCTGTCTGCTATTTAGGTGCTGAGACGGTTCCGTGGATTTTAAGAGTGTTTCCCCTGACaatagctgcctgctgctgaggCAGAAAACAGCGCTATGAGACTGGTGGGAGAACTAATAAAGTTGCAGCCTGACggctttttacaatatgggacatTTAATTTTCATTGTCTTTGTTACGACCTTTAGTTTATGTCGAGGGGAACTCAGGGAGTAACATAAAAGGTTGACCAAAACATCAATGAACCAACTGCTTATAAAGGCCGACCTCAAACACACGGAGAGGAAGCTGTCTTCCAGAAAGAGGCCAGAGTAAAGTCAGGGGACATAACAATCTTTTTATAACTTAACTGTTTCACAATGACATTTCTTACTAACATATTGAACTTGAACTTCCATTTGGGACAGCCTaggaataaaaacaatatcCAACCAGTGCACCGAAAGGCACTGATCTCCACCAGCTCAGACAGAACTTACTGAATGCCATTTAAAGTATTCTGTCTTTGATGTTTCTGCACTTTCTCATGTTCACTCTGTCTTTCTATTGctttctcactttctttctttctttttgttgtctttatttcttttgaaCAGACACAACTTAAATGCACCTGCAAACCTCGCTGCTTTACTGAAACCACACTTTGACTTTGAAGGCTGCCTGAGTCAAGCCATGTCGTCCTTTCTCACACGCCAGACAAAGAGAAACGGAGTGACCCTAAGCACAAGCAAACACACGGAAATGTAAAGACATTCAAACTGGAACTCAAACAAATCAGTagatttttttccagaaataAGCAATGTGCTTATTAAAACATAGACAATCACCAGCAATATTAATGTGTCGTGAATGAGTTACTGTGTAAAGACgttgcaaaaacacacacacacacacacacacacacacacacacacacacacacacacacacacacacatttgcatgcaCCTGATTCATTTTCAAACTGATAGCTAACGACAGCTGGAATCTCTGTACAGTAGACTCACAGCCCTGCAGTCAGATCGGAGGGCATTCATGACCACAGGAACACACTAcatgttctctctctcactacaaacacacacacacacacacacacacacacacacacacacacacacacacacacacacacacgctcaattTACCCCATTTACTCTATTTCTATTTACTAGTTAAACTGGTAATTGGAGTTGTTTATGAGTGCCATATCGATATGTGATTTGTGAGTCTGAAAGAcggtgtgtgtgttacagtgatGTGCGTTCCTGACAGATTACAGTCCAAACTCCTCTGGTCACATTTATAACTTTTAAAAGATATTGTGATGGTAAAGCCAGCTGGGATTTCATAGTTATACTAGCTGGGATTCAAACCAGGACAAGGCAAACAATAGCTCAGCTGTGGGTGTGTTGTGTCACTTACAATTCAAAAGCCCTTCTGTCAGAATATTTGTTCAGATTTGTTTTTgcagaaatgtgtttgtgtaaggACTGGGCTTTTGGTGGGATGAATAGCAGAGCAGAGTGTgcacagtaagtgtgtgtgagtgccaGTTTTTGAGCGTGCTTCACTCGGTGTGAAAGTGATGGTGGATAACAACTTCAGCGAGCTGCTGTCTTCAAGTGGCCTTCCTCTCAAGCTCCTTGTCTCTTCCCACAGACCCCGGCCTCAGGGTCTCCCCTGACCTGCATCACACACTGACTCACATACATTTAACAGGAGTGAGTCacttgcacacgcacacacacacacacacacacacacacacacacacacacacacacacacacacacacacacacacaaactaaacaTGTTCATGCTGTCCTTAATAGGAGCATGGCAGTCTTTTTTTGAGCACCATCAATAACCACCTGGACTGAAGGGCCAAAGCATACGACGGTGGGACCACATGCCAGAACAACTATCAGTCACCCTGACTGCCTCTATActcaatggtgtgtgtgtgtgtgtgtatgtgtgtgtgtgtgtgtgtgtgtgtgtgtgtgtgtgtgcatgtgcatgtgcgtgtgtgcgtgtgtgtgcagataGGAGAGGCTAGCCAGAAGAAAACTGGTACAAAATGACACAATCATCCTTTTGCtggaatttcccatttttttaggatcaataaaaatgtatctatctatctatcttcagCATTATCTCTGCCTCCAGGACCAGAAAACAATGCATTACAGTAAGATCACTATAGGATGTACCGCTATAATAAGCAAGTCCACATTGTTCCAAAGACATGACCGGGCTCACCTGCTGATGTGATTTCTTAGGTCACTCTAATTCAATCCGCCGCTGTGTAAGGATGGACAGATAAGGTAGATGGCTGTTGCTTTCCAAGTAAGCGTAACACAAGTCTGCTGATTTGTTGGAGTAAACTTGAGACATTACTAAGATGTGAAGGGCAGTTTGAAGGGATTGCAACAAAGTCTTCAGATTGCTCTGACTCTGAGGTCAAACCATTAGCTCTGaagtgtgtttgcatatgtgtgtgtgtgtgtgtgtgtgtgtgtgtgtgtgtgtgtgtgtgtgtgtgtgtgtgtgtgtgtgtgtgtgtctgtgcctgtgtgtctgtgtgtgtgtaaacatccACAGAACAAAGGGAGATAAAGAGTGAATTAAGTGGCCCACCATCAGGGACTAAATTGACCAGGCGCCCACAGTCAAATTATCTAAATGTGCTGATGTGACAATAACAAATGATGAGACCTTGGAGTGTCTTTGACTCGTATTCTTAGCAGAGAAACCGTTTGTTTTCTGGCCAGAATGAGGATCCCTCTTCCAGATCCAAACTAACAAGAGACCACCTGCTAGAGGTCAGACTGCTGCCACCTGAACAGTGACGTAGCATTGGGCTTACAGGCCACATTTTGGTTGGAAGGATGCCGGCAGGATATGTTTCTTCTGAGAAGCCAATGCCAGAACAAGTCTTTaatggtcatttaaaaaaaatatatatagaatgtgcttcttttttttgacagtttagaTCACTGTGAatgttatgtgtgtatgtttagaGATTGACAACTATGTATTGACTTCTTTTAGACTCTTTCCATCCTCACCTTGGAACTTGAAGCCCTCGATCTGCACCCAGAGGCAGAGGTCTTCCGTGTCACAGTCGCAGCTCCAGGGGTTGCCGCTGAGCCCCAGCGACCGCAGAGAAGGCAGGGCGATCAGGCTGCTGATGTTGAGGGCCGTCAGGTTGTTCCGGCTCACATCCAGCACCTGCAGAGCCATGTTCTCCGAGAAGGCATCCGGGTGGATCTCCCCCAGACTCGGGTTATCCGTCAGCCGAAGCATCACCAGAGACGCCAGGGGCCCGAAAGTCCGGTCCTCGATCTGCAGCAGGGTGTTGAACGACAGGTCAAGGTAGGCGAGTTTCCGCAAATTCCCGAAGGTGGACTCGGAGATCTCGGTCAGAGAGTTGTTGCTGCAGTCCAGATAGACCAGATCGGACAGGTAGTTGAGCTGAAGCGCAGGAAGTTCCCCAATGCGGTTGTTGGAGATGATGAGCTGCCGTGTAGCCAGGGGCAGGTCATTGGGGAACATGGTGAGCTCCTGCCCGGCGCACTGGACCACCAGCTGGTCGTCGCACACGCATCTGTCGGGGCAGCCGGCTGTTAGAGCCGGGGAAGGGGTCACCCCCATCACGAAgataaagaggaagaggagccgGAGGGACTGGGCGCTGGGCTCGGGCAAGAGACGCATGACGAGGCCGCCCAGAGCGTCATGAACTCGGGTTGAGCTGGACCAGGACTCCCCGGCGCTTTCCGGGCATCCTGCATGTGTCTGAGGAGCTGTGACAGAGGCGAGATGGCTGCTCTGAGTGTCTGGCTGTCGCTGCCTACAAGCCTGGCTGCTGTTTATATCcagcctctctttctctttcagaaAGACTAtcggtcagtcactcacacgcaCTCTGGCGCGCAACGAACGTCGCCACAAGACATCATTTCAGAAGGTGACCGAGAAACGCTTATCGCTCTGTGGGTGAGAATCGCCCAGCTTACCGGACTTTGTCCCGCATGAGAAGACCCCAGAACCACTGGATGTTGTCGATCACCCCCTCGGTGACTCATCTTTGTGAATTAGTTGTCGCCAGCAGAGTGCATTGTTTATTTAGTTTCTAAACAAATGCCGTGACCTGCGCACAATTCCTGAATCCTGGATGTAGACTCCCCGCGGAAACGCGCCGCGCTCATATATGTCCTTGACTGTTGTTTGTCcgagtgtgtgtgggtctgtctgtcgtACAACGCTGTCCAGCAGACAAGTCGGGGTTTTCTCAGGAGCGCGATGGAAAGCGCGTCCTTCCACTGCGCTCACACCGCTCTGTATACTGTGGCTCTCCGCTGCGCTGTGGTGAGACTCTTTCCCTCtgcgctccctctctctctgctctctgcctcTCCATGCGCGCACACTGcagctctgcacacacacacacacacacacacacacacacacacacacacacacacacacacacacacacacacacactacaagtAGGCTATTTTGTGTTGCGTGTGAGTTGGCAATGGTGCGATTGCAATGGTGACGTCACCAGGTGTTTCTGAGAAAACCAGACGTCCAGAGTGCAGAAACTCAAAGTAATGAGAGgacaggtctctctctctctctctctctctctctctctctctctctctctgtgtgtctgtgtgtgatttaCCAGGCCTTATCTCATGTGGTCCAGTGGCTAATTTCTCCTTACTCTGTCCCCCAGTGGCTTGTTGACAACATAATGCATTCAAATTGGATTGTGTGTactcagttgtttttttgttgcatactcaaatttttatttcagaagtgacACATACAGCAGTCCACATTTTTGTGCATCACCTTTTCTTGTCTGAACATTGGACGCTGACGTTGACAGCCGCTATGCTGCCAACATTTATTAGTGTCATTCAATGGAACAGTAGCAGTTACAGCACTTCGGATTAAGATGACAGATGAAATTAAGACGTATTATATCTTAATGCCAAGTGGTGTGATAGTTGCCATAGATTTGCCATGCCCTTATGTTCCTATGATGGTCAGAAATAGGAAAAAATCATGAATGATTAGGTATAAAGTAATTAGTAAAGAGATTAAAATATTCCCTCTGAGCATAATTACTGATCAGTTATCACCAGGTACTCTTTTTGGAGGCATTATAGGTGCATTTCAAGCCTGCTTTCTTTAAGGGTGTCTCCATAGAGGTCATTCATCTTTCAGTGCCAACCATTTTCGTCCTGTTTTCCCAGATGAaattcagatttaaaaaaaaagcttgacaTATTGGGCGATACATTTCTTGGCTTCCTTTATCttatcttagcataaagaccaGCACATCTAAACTAACTAATTACCACgttatatttcatttatttaactggTACAAAAATTGAAgtaaacaaaatgacaaaatgctgCTTTACGGGGTTATGTGACCATTTCTTGGCTAGTGGTttacctgtttccagtctttttgcTTAGCTGGCTCCAGCTAAATATTTACTGTGCAGATATGAGAGTGATATCAATCTTtcaactcttggcaagaaagccaataagagagtatttcccaaaatgtcaaactattcctttgaaGAGGCCTAGTGGtttcaccagaccaagctcaatcttttaagattgaacattagtctggggagtctgctctgtattttctactgcacaagaggcgtgagcaacgggcatagttcaaatgactcaaCTGGATTGGATTGtatgcaattggatagtccttcaaccaatcagaccaatgatccaggtgacgtagcagcgacagcgtcatcaacgggttgctgcgattcggtggccgccatgttgtatataaacaaaaagctgcttgctcGCTTCTCTTttgtcatcgtgttaaacccgccaatagcgcaccaggtggataagccagtttgtgattggtccccacaGATTTGTAACGggagcaggatagataaatgtgcaggtttccagcctgagctgctgggcgaaatcaaatcggcggcagatcaggctgggtttacccagtctacctCTAAGTGATTTCGAAGACAAAATTAAGCGGTTGTTAAATGATTATCGGGGTAGGAAATCATAAAAAACAAGAAATTCTGCCTCACaaacattcaaataaaacaatctgAGAAGGGAAAATAAGTCTTGAACAAGAAAACTGGGA from the Sander vitreus isolate 19-12246 chromosome 9, sanVit1, whole genome shotgun sequence genome contains:
- the lrrc52 gene encoding leucine-rich repeat-containing protein 52, producing the protein MRLLPEPSAQSLRLLFLFIFVMGVTPSPALTAGCPDRCVCDDQLVVQCAGQELTMFPNDLPLATRQLIISNNRIGELPALQLNYLSDLVYLDCSNNSLTEISESTFGNLRKLAYLDLSFNTLLQIEDRTFGPLASLVMLRLTDNPSLGEIHPDAFSENMALQVLDVSRNNLTALNISSLIALPSLRSLGLSGNPWSCDCDTEDLCLWVQIEGFKFQDEGQTVCHSPPELAGQRMAEVGMQLRADCHQGLGYWDYLFFIAIGFVIFSAGTVSAWVMGVLMVLYERYSKRKSEDMDSDDEEERGGMGGGGCGGGGGNQGNGDVSKSGMQV